One window of the Perca fluviatilis chromosome 5, GENO_Pfluv_1.0, whole genome shotgun sequence genome contains the following:
- the hmga1a gene encoding high mobility group AT-hook 1a has protein sequence MSDKGTVSPKEKEATEKRGRGRPRKQPQVKTSDEPSGSPTPKRPRGRPKGSKNKAASKGKKATASPSVGGKRRGRPKKEEKEEKASQESSEEEEDEEEDQ, from the exons ATGAGCGACAAGGGGACAGTTTCACCGAAAGAGAAGGAGGCAACAGAGAAGAGGGGTCGTGGAAGACCCCGCAAGCAGCCCCAAGTGAAGACCTCTGAC GAACCAAGTGGGTCCCCTACTCCAAAGAGGCCCAGGGGACGGCCGAAGGGCAGCAAAAACAAGGCAGCCAGCAAGGGCAAA AAGGCAACAGCATCCCCATCTGTTGGGGGGAAACGCAGGGGAAGACCTAAGAAGGAG GAGAAGGAAGAAAAGGCATCCCAGGAATCatctgaggaggaggaagatgaagaagaggacCAGTAA
- the smim29 gene encoding small integral membrane protein 29 isoform X2, translated as MNSTTETPAIIDGDVAVSYVLVPFFLITIIGIAAAVVMYIRKKRRIDRLRHQLLPVYTYDPSEELNEAEQEMLWREEDTRIVQGWAKSYQQRRPLLTKDVTA; from the exons ATGAACAGCACTACTGAGACCCCTGCCATCATAGATGGGGATGTGGCAGTCAGCTATGTGTTGGTGCCATTTTTCCTCATCACTATCATTGGAATAGCTGCAGCTGTG GTCATGTATATTCGGAAAAAAAGGAG AATTGACAGACTTCGTCATCAGCTGTTACCAGTTTACACATATGATCCATCAGAGGAACTTAATGAAGCTGAGCAAGAAATGTTGTGGAGAGAGGAGGACACAAGG ATTGTACAAGGTTGGGCCAAAAGTTATCAACAGAGACGCCCTCTTCTGACCAAAGACGTCACTGCATGA
- the smim29 gene encoding uncharacterized protein C3orf18 homolog isoform X1, translating to MNSTTETPAIIDGDVAVSYVLVPFFLITIIGIAAAVVMYIRKKRRIDRLRHQLLPVYTYDPSEELNEAEQEMLWREEDTRHTSSSIDCTRLGQKLSTETPSSDQRRHCMMVVNHGSVEKTFSHRDESFFKSRTRLSLFDFSLPPFAISFQFHVQTE from the exons ATGAACAGCACTACTGAGACCCCTGCCATCATAGATGGGGATGTGGCAGTCAGCTATGTGTTGGTGCCATTTTTCCTCATCACTATCATTGGAATAGCTGCAGCTGTG GTCATGTATATTCGGAAAAAAAGGAG AATTGACAGACTTCGTCATCAGCTGTTACCAGTTTACACATATGATCCATCAGAGGAACTTAATGAAGCTGAGCAAGAAATGTTGTGGAGAGAGGAGGACACAAGG CATACCAGTTCCTCAATTG ATTGTACAAGGTTGGGCCAAAAGTTATCAACAGAGACGCCCTCTTCTGACCAAAGACGTCACTGCATGATGGTAGTAAACCATGGCAGTGTGGAGAAAACCTTCAGCCACAGAGATGAGTCATTCTTCAAGTCACGCACAAGATTGtctttgtttgatttttctttGCCGCCGTTTGCGATATCTTTCCAGTTTCATGTACAGACGGAGTGA